A window of candidate division KSB1 bacterium contains these coding sequences:
- the cadA gene encoding cadmium-translocating P-type ATPase: protein MNEAKKSKQSIYKITGMDCPECAQTIQKGISGLPEVKEATMDFISAELRVIHESESGNPNQIFETVSKLGFQAAPKEKVYHSTLIVEGMDCPDESRPIEAHLQKLAGITEIHFNLIDNKLSLTHTLSIDKIKQELKSIGFESIAESEKIEKSNDNFWKKNRNLVRVIITGMLAIGGVIWANFQEESMFPLAPLILAILLGGFSIAKKGIKEVGNLRLGINFLMAIAVIGAMILGEWPEAGMVVFLFSLANYLEIRSMERARRSIKSLMDLTPETALVKTPEGEILKQAESVHIGEILVIKPGDRIPLDAIVKEGQSSVNQAPITGESMLVDKTIGDEVFAGTINEHGSMLVKVSREYQDSTLSRIIKLVEEAQAKKAPAQAFVEKFSHYYTPAVVVLAALVAVIPPLFLAMPFELWFYRALVLLVISCPCALVISTPITIVSGLTNAARHGILIKGGRYLEEFGRIQVIAMDKTGTVTEGKARVVQILGLNGRSDMELLQLAASAESRSEHPVSKAITNRAEQEKIKLLPVDHFQALPGKGLKAKVNGGNLVIGNHALFEELNLCDESIHTKLEQIENANQTAVLVGNEKELLGILSIADSIRPQAKTTIDELHRAGIKKVVMLTGDNHRTARAIAQEIGIDEFYAELLPQDKVKAIEKIKKEYKGVAMVGDGINDAPALAAASIGVSMGSSGTNQALETADIALMKDDLSKLPYLKRLSKYAIRNIKQNISISLGLKAIFLMLAIPGLATLWMAVIADMGASLLVVFNGLRVLKFGKP, encoded by the coding sequence ATGAATGAAGCAAAGAAATCCAAACAATCCATTTACAAAATAACAGGCATGGATTGCCCGGAATGCGCACAGACCATCCAGAAGGGTATTTCCGGATTGCCGGAAGTAAAAGAAGCCACCATGGATTTTATTTCTGCGGAACTTCGGGTTATTCATGAATCTGAATCCGGCAATCCAAATCAAATTTTCGAAACGGTGTCGAAGCTGGGATTCCAGGCAGCTCCGAAAGAGAAAGTATACCATTCCACTTTAATTGTCGAAGGGATGGATTGTCCCGATGAATCCCGGCCAATAGAAGCTCATCTGCAAAAGCTTGCAGGTATTACAGAAATACATTTCAACCTCATAGACAATAAACTATCTTTAACACACACCTTATCGATCGATAAAATAAAACAAGAGCTTAAATCGATTGGCTTTGAATCAATAGCAGAATCGGAGAAAATCGAAAAATCAAATGACAATTTTTGGAAGAAAAACAGGAATTTAGTTCGTGTTATTATTACCGGCATGTTAGCAATCGGGGGCGTCATTTGGGCTAATTTTCAAGAAGAATCAATGTTTCCTTTAGCACCGCTTATTTTGGCAATACTGTTAGGCGGATTTTCAATTGCTAAAAAGGGAATTAAGGAAGTAGGGAATCTGCGCCTTGGCATCAATTTTCTTATGGCAATTGCCGTTATTGGAGCAATGATTTTGGGTGAGTGGCCGGAAGCCGGGATGGTGGTATTTCTTTTTTCATTAGCCAATTATTTAGAAATTCGATCCATGGAACGCGCCCGCCGTTCTATTAAATCCCTCATGGATTTGACCCCTGAAACGGCCCTGGTTAAAACACCTGAAGGGGAAATACTTAAGCAAGCCGAATCCGTTCATATTGGCGAGATTCTGGTGATCAAACCGGGTGACCGTATTCCTTTAGACGCCATTGTTAAAGAAGGGCAATCCAGTGTTAACCAGGCGCCAATAACCGGGGAGAGTATGCTTGTTGATAAAACTATCGGCGATGAGGTTTTTGCCGGAACAATAAATGAACATGGGTCGATGCTGGTAAAAGTCAGTAGAGAATATCAAGATTCAACTTTAAGTAGAATTATCAAACTTGTGGAAGAGGCCCAGGCAAAGAAAGCTCCCGCCCAGGCTTTTGTAGAGAAATTTTCCCATTATTATACGCCCGCTGTGGTTGTATTGGCAGCTTTAGTCGCAGTTATTCCACCTCTTTTTCTGGCAATGCCTTTTGAATTATGGTTTTACCGGGCACTGGTATTGTTAGTTATTTCTTGCCCGTGTGCATTGGTCATCTCGACACCGATTACCATCGTGAGTGGATTAACCAATGCAGCCCGCCATGGAATTCTGATAAAAGGTGGAAGGTATTTGGAGGAGTTTGGCCGCATTCAGGTTATAGCAATGGATAAAACAGGAACGGTTACGGAAGGGAAAGCCCGGGTAGTACAAATTTTGGGATTGAATGGCCGATCCGATATGGAATTGCTTCAATTGGCCGCATCCGCAGAAAGCAGGTCGGAGCATCCGGTCTCAAAAGCAATTACGAATAGAGCTGAGCAGGAAAAGATAAAGTTACTGCCTGTCGATCATTTTCAAGCGTTACCGGGAAAAGGATTAAAGGCAAAAGTGAATGGCGGTAATTTGGTAATCGGAAATCATGCTTTGTTTGAAGAACTAAATTTATGTGATGAATCCATTCATACGAAACTGGAACAGATTGAAAATGCGAACCAGACAGCAGTGTTGGTGGGAAATGAAAAAGAATTACTTGGGATATTGTCAATAGCGGATTCAATAAGACCCCAGGCAAAAACTACAATTGATGAACTTCATCGGGCCGGGATCAAAAAAGTGGTTATGTTAACCGGTGATAACCATCGTACAGCCAGGGCGATTGCCCAGGAAATCGGCATTGATGAATTTTATGCCGAACTACTTCCACAGGATAAGGTGAAAGCAATCGAGAAAATCAAGAAGGAATATAAAGGTGTTGCAATGGTTGGTGATGGCATCAATGATGCACCTGCACTTGCAGCTGCCTCAATCGGGGTGTCCATGGGATCCAGCGGAACCAACCAGGCCTTGGAAACTGCCGATATCGCATTGATGAAAGATGATTTAAGCAAGTTGCCCTATTTAAAAAGACTCAGCAAATATGCCATACGAAACATTAAACAAAATATCTCAATTTCTCTGGGACTTAAGGCTATCTTTCTAATGTTGGCCATTCCCGGTCTGGCGACACTGTGGATGGCCGTAATTGCAGATATGGGGGCCAGCTTACTGGTAGTGTTTAATGGATTGCGAGTATTGAAATTTGGGAAACCATAA
- a CDS encoding helix-turn-helix transcriptional regulator, which yields MNDQIEICKTDILHLDAIERAKNSLPESSQIIDMSEIFKILGDPSRLKILLALAQEELCVCDIATLIRSSVSSVSHHLRLLKGLKLVKFRKEGKLVFYALADHHVESIVAQAMDHVTE from the coding sequence ATGAATGATCAAATTGAAATTTGTAAAACAGATATTCTTCACTTAGATGCCATCGAACGGGCTAAAAATTCACTCCCTGAATCTTCCCAGATTATTGATATGTCTGAGATTTTCAAAATTTTAGGAGATCCCAGCCGCTTAAAAATTTTGCTGGCTTTGGCACAAGAAGAATTATGTGTTTGCGATATAGCCACATTAATTCGTTCATCGGTAAGTTCGGTTTCGCACCACCTGAGATTGCTGAAGGGTTTAAAATTAGTCAAATTTCGCAAAGAAGGCAAGTTGGTCTTTTATGCATTAGCAGATCATCATGTGGAAAGCATTGTTGCACAAGCGATGGATCATGTTACTGAATAA
- a CDS encoding DUF448 domain-containing protein, with protein sequence MGRSSMHIPIRTCIGCRQKNDKYSLIRIIQNEDGSYEIDFAQTKNGRGLYICPVNTCLRISIQKLRHFSKRIYPSPNQQSFLQNQVEDIIQKDKVFSLVGLARKAGKIAIGQTAAEAVIKKKQTQLVIVAIDASENTRNKFDFLSKQASIKCRNIGTKSEWGQLFGRESAAVFAILHRGFARAIWAEFQVGD encoded by the coding sequence TTGGGCAGATCTTCAATGCATATTCCAATTCGTACATGCATAGGTTGCCGGCAAAAAAACGATAAATATTCTTTAATTCGGATTATTCAAAATGAAGATGGATCCTATGAAATCGATTTTGCTCAAACTAAAAATGGCCGTGGACTTTATATTTGTCCGGTAAATACATGCTTAAGAATTAGTATCCAAAAGTTGAGGCATTTTAGTAAGCGGATCTATCCATCTCCAAATCAACAATCATTTTTGCAAAACCAGGTTGAGGATATTATTCAAAAAGACAAAGTATTTTCGCTTGTTGGATTAGCGAGGAAAGCCGGTAAGATTGCTATCGGCCAGACTGCTGCAGAAGCTGTAATTAAAAAAAAGCAAACACAACTTGTCATTGTAGCCATTGATGCAAGTGAAAACACCCGAAATAAATTCGACTTCTTATCGAAGCAAGCGAGTATTAAATGTAGAAATATAGGGACTAAATCAGAATGGGGACAGTTATTCGGTCGTGAATCAGCCGCGGTTTTTGCGATTTTACATCGTGGCTTTGCCAGGGCAATTTGGGCAGAGTTCCAAGTTGGAGATTAG